gatatacgtttgaagggatcccgtgttacccctaatattggatatataagtaatttgtatcctacagatatacgttagaagggatcccgtgttacccctaatattggatatataagtaatttgtatcctacagatatacgtttgaatggatctcgtgttacccctaatattggatatataagtaatttgtatcctacagatatacgtttgaagggatcccgtgttacccctaatattggatatataagtaatttgtatcctacagatatacgtttgaagggatctcgtgttacccctaatattggatatataagtaatttgtatcctacagatatacgtttgaatGGATCTCGTGTTACAcctaatattggatatataagtaatttgtatcctacagatatacgtttgaagggatctcgtgttacccctaatattggatatataagtaatttgtatcttacagatatacgtttgaatggatctcgtgttacccctaatattggatatataagtaatttgtatcctacagatatacgtttgaaGGGATCACGTGTTACAcctaatattggatatataagtaatttgtatcctacagatatacgtttgaagggatcccgtgttacccctaatattggatatataagtaatttgtatcctacagatatacgtttgaatggatctcgtgttacccctaatattggatatataagtaatttgtatcctacagatatacgtttgaagggatctcgtgttacccctaatattggatatataagtaatttgtatcctacagatatataCGTTAGAAGGGATCCCGTAGGTGTTACAcctaatattggatatatattgtaatttgtatcctacagatatacgtttgaatggatctcgtgttacccctaatattggatatataagtaatttgtatcctacagatatacgtttgaagggatctcgtgttacccctaatattggatgtataagtaatttgtatcctacagatatacgtttgaatggatcccgtgttacccctaatattTATGAAGAACATAAACACaatgtttttacatttttcttaCAGATCGGTATAAAGAAGATGGGAATCCACGATTTCTGGCGTAAAATAGGAAAATCTACTACAAGAGACCGGAAACTGGGAACGTTACAACATCACCGCCATTGTGCATCATGTGAGAAATACCGGACATGGACATCCAAATCAGAAGCGCTAAATTTACCTCTGTCTGATTTACGGAAACTCAAACAACATTCTTCAGAGTTTGAGGATAAGTGTCGGTGTGATACAGTTGACGCATGGGTAACGACTGTCAACCGGTCACGTGAGCGCGCGGATATAGTAGACCGAGTCTTATTGGACGACCGTTTGTTGACATTTAGTTCCACAGATCACGTGGAGGAAACAGATACGGAAGATGTAGGGGATGCTGGGAGTGACACCGGAAGTCTACAGGAATGGAGTCATTGGCGCAAAGAGACAAACGATCAACTGGTGTCCATGATTTTAAATAGTAAAGCTAAAGACTCACGATCATGGGACTACACGCGCAGGACAATGGACAACAATGTCTTGAATGACGTCATACAACACGTGATAGACAATGGTGTGGCTTCTCCCGAATTGGAAGGAAAGCCATTCATAATGTATGGTATACCAAGAGTTCGGCTAGATAAACGATGACACTGTTCgttgttttataatattttctcGGATAACGTTCTGTGGCCAGTGTGTTACATGGCCTGTACAGTACAACCAGTACAGAACATGTTGGGCTTAGTTTCGTCCCAAATTAAGAGCATAGGGAAACCCTAACCCAAACACAAACCTTAACGGCTGAATTGATCTAAGAACGTATCTTGCTTTGGACGTGCATGTGATAAAGTATGTGACAATATCTTTTTCTTTTGTGCTGTATATCTCTTacatacagtgtacaatatatatagctagctaGGTATGCATGATGTAAACGGAATAGCATGATTTGGTCATTTGCAGTTTGATATTAATGCTACTAAATGCattaaataaagaatatattttaacataacattattacatattttgacatgtaTTGCTATGGAATCTGATTAAAGTACCaaattatgtacaaaatatgaTCGTAGCATTTTCAATGCAAAGGAATGTATACGTAATAACTGTAAGAAGTAAGACTGAGGCGAAACAGTGGGGAACCTATCTTCTACACTATTGTTAAAGTTTGATTGTTTAGCAGAGAGATCcaaaactacaacaatgttGAAATTGATGGTTGTGGAGGGGGTTCTATAATAATGTTGAAATGGTGAACTACTaagataataaaaatgaaactgTTGATACATAGATATCTcgaacacacacacacacacacacacacacacaccctcacacccTCACACACATCCTTACACGCGCGCGAGTTTTACCTGCAAATAGGTGTTTGTGAACACCAGTTTCCGTGGCTAGCACTTTCTCCAGTGTGTCCAGGATGAGAAGGTCTGCCCCGTCATTACGACACGTAGTCTGAGACTCGTACCAATTCTGGGAAGTTGAATACAGACGGATACACACACGGAAGGTTGGATCATAGGTGTACCCGGGTAGACGGCAGGCGTCTGGAAACAGAAAATcaactacatatgtatcaaaaacaatatcatCAATTGTTGTATTGATCTAGTGTCAAGTTGAGAATTTCTTAACTTAATGATGACATGGAACTCGCTTTAGTTACAAATGATTGTGTAATCTGAATAATCATTGCTCTATGTTGCCATTGTTTACATATCCAGAACCTAGTTTAGTGTCTGGAGTGTTAGGTCGATTTGCGAATTACATCTATTGTATTATCCTCGATATGATAGGGGCGACTATCACTATTGTATATCCACTCCTTGAAtagcaaatctgaaggtatttcaaaaaaaaaaactgggCTGAGGAGACTTCTTTTGAAGATTAAAGAGAACGAAGCGGTGTACAGCGAGGGTATCGTTAGTTGATTCTTTTGATCTACGCCAAACCAACTGTTTCATGTGTTGTCGCACATCTCACTTcagttttattacatgtatgtttactatgacatagtccagggtaatataatagtgatagtaacccctgggataaGTTGATGCACTAGTAATCGTAAGTCGAACATCATGTGCACCATGAGCAGATTTCCGATAGTTTTTTTCCACCTGGGACCAGAGTTCATGCTCTGAAACTACGCTTAAAAAGTGCAGCGATATTATCTCATCAGATTGTTCCAGTCACTAACTATCAACattaacataaatatacacgTAATACTATAAAGCAACGCAATGTCAACGGGGTTGAATCATCGCTATGACAGCGTTACCAAATTCACACTCGGATATGCACCTGTCACATTTGTGGTCATAGATACATCCAGGGCCACATATCATCTAGGAGATCATTCTCGATGCtccaggagttccgatcacttccgatctctacactcctggagtatctcatagtaaaactgggggggaaacagaatagaacaggtaatttagtcttttgatatatatcaaaagAGTCGTATAGTAGTACACTGTGGTCGACAGTGTGGCTTTGATGGTAGGCGTCActttctctgtagtcttcaaggGAAATTTtcgttggcctgtgattggtcaaatgttttccgctgagctgcctccatTTTTTCTATGAGATAGGCCAGTGGTGTAGAAATCGTAAGTAATCGgaaactcctggagtatcgaggatgcaaaGAGATTGGAAACAACAGGATACctactagaacgaatatacgtacccggcctactatacctttcggccgggtacgaattggtccctatgtgtcctagtggagcagagcctccgaaaatcactcgggcacaattttctttacttttttgtaggtttccaattattttgtgCGTACAaaagcatttatatattattcttgtcgaaaacaaacataagtgcctttcttaatatctaccgtaccgctcacaaaacgtcaaattcatactttgtagacttgctgtataaattctcttcagaaaggcattcatatgtgtatatgtaaaacaaaatgtctcgctgagaatttgatattttatatggttcagttttattgccttggaggtaagcgatataaaataaacctggaataagccgacaccgtttggtatcgggccaggtactctccgattcagactacttacagaatattaccaccgagaatcgccacttaccttggtcttttcaacaaatgaattatttatctactcatagccatccatttcaccacgcatgcacgttctattgtgtcaacacagtagtttcttttccgcaactttaaatttcactcgtcgtcgtcgccattttctcgtagTATGCAAATCCTCTTTGATCtcgacggattgctatatttgggtagatatgatattcatttgttgaaaagactaaggttagtggtgattctcggtggtcagtctgaatcggagagtaactggcccgataccaaacggtgtcggcttattccaggttttcgagtactactgcgctctggccctaaactagacgtctatctgtcataatgtctaagtctggtgtcagggccagagtatctcgggctagcaccagttgtagctctaaagacgacaccattatctgtataaaagtctattgagctacaatattgcagctagatGCCTACATATAGCAGCGCAAACTTTggttatttttgtatatgatttgttttgtgttttggtATCCCATGgatatattaaacattattttatagCTTGATAATACACCAAGTTTCTGTTGGTGCGTAACAACTTACGTCTCCACATCTGAGTATCTGATTGGCTGGCGGAGTCATATGACAGTCCATTATATCCTCGGCACTCATTTGTGGTTGTCGTAAATGTAACGTCTAAGCATGGTATGGAGTGTAATTCGCATGCTCGGGCACATCTAATGGCGCTTGGCATCCATTCCGTAAATACAACACCATCATTATAAACAAGATTCACTTCCGTTACATTTTCCTTCCAGATAGAGTTAAGTTTCCTGTAGCCTTGTATACCtgcaaaatatgtatatttcatttatgtTTAATGCTAATACTGAGTCTACTGACATTTAGAAGGATATTTAgttgtatataaaaatgttgCTTTATGGATGTGTTTCTACTATTATTCACTAAATATTATCCAATAAAGGAAATCCAAAACAGAAATAGATTTGAATGACAACTGATAATGAGATCATTAGATAGATATAGAAGCAAAGTTTGCATTGACACGTTTATATAGTTTTCTCAGTGGGGTGGAGCATGAAATCAAGTTATAACTTCCCGAGTTTCAGTTTAAAATGTCCACAGCCAATTACTGACAAAACTTGTCATCCCAGGCCAACTTAAGATTTATATCCCACAACACATGAGACGACCTAGTAATCTctacatcttttttttttaatcaaaggTTGGGAAATGCCATTATTATTAGCCATCGTCAAACAACTAAGAAGAATATGATTACAAATCAGTAGTtttgatatatctatattaacATCAGTGCTACCCAAAcgtatttacttttattttggtatttAGAAGACTAAAAACATTataaactagaaattgtcaccgggacaatttgacgggcttttcacctaagagctactccgttcaaggtcattcataacacacttggtagcgcttagtttcaacgtaccaaaagtccaataccaggtcttaggcctttcagaactttacaataagtcatttgaagattttaggattgttagcccgagtgccctttgatataggtcaaggtcaatcacattaacaaacttggtaggcatttatgtcagcatgcttcatgcttaatattaggtctctaggccttctagaaattgaggagaagatttttttaatgattttgtcaaaaaattgcatttttgaactttgtcccttatttccaaccggaagttgacgttttacagaaaagttgttattaaatgaattgtttcatttttcgattctacataacatatccaaaaatgaaagtaattggctttgtggttaacgagctacggctgtctcaatgagctgaattttcacaggatcattttcataactctacaatcacacgcactctgtgaccttggatgaaggtcaagctcgtttattttttcaaacccgatagtcaactacctaagtttacttcatgcaaaacatgaagcctctatactttgtagaacttgagaagaagagtttttcgtgattttcaccgaaaatggcgattttgcattatgagtcaataaacaaccggaagttgacattttagagaaaaatgtacaattacaaagtttctcagtatgctattctacacaacatataaaaaactgaaagaaattggctcagtggttaacgagtaatggctgtctaggttaaaccggaagtgacatcattgcggccatatttgaatttgaatcaacaccatattaacaagaattagtcacggtaataggtggaagatcttgtgtgagtttcggcttgatcggactggtgaaatcagaggagatgtttaaaatataattgtcgaaatttgcaaaaaaatcttagttaaatattaattacgtcataaaagattatttagtggaccaatttttaatttgaagacatcaaaacctTCAGAATGACATACTGCATTGATTTGATGCAAAAggtttggaaaaaattgaataataaaaaaaattctaaaaatagtcacttttttgtaaactttgacctctagcgagctttttaacgagacatattttgtggaaacatgtaatgagtaaaagttagatatgttcattccctacaataaaataccttaagatttaaaatacctttcatactttttgagtaatagcagttttttgtgtttttaggttttacgtcatggcggccattttggaatttttgacctactttagtttgttcatggaacaccttcagatacATGGTTTAatcatactgaaatcatttttatcctatgtcttaccgtttgaccgatagagcgttcacaaaaacaggaagaagagaataataataataagaataataataataagaactagaaattgtcaccgggacaatttgacgggcttttcacctaaaagctacttcgttcaaggtcatttataaaacacttggtagcgcttagtttcaacgtaccaaaagtccaatactaGGTCTTACAtgtaggcctttcagaactttacaataagtcatttgaagattttaggattgttagcccgagtgccctttggtatataggtcaaggtcaatcacattaacaaacttggtaggcatttatgtcagcatgcttcatgcttaatattaggtctctaggtcttctagaaattgagaagaagatttttttaatgattttgtcgaaaaactgcatttttgaattttatcccttatttccaaccggaagttgacgtttcacagaaaagttgtaacaaaatgaattgtttcatttttaattctatataacatatccaaaaatgaaagtaattggctgtgtggttaacgagctacggctgtctcaatgagctgaattttcacaggattattttcataactctacaattacacgcactctgtgaccttggatgacggtcaagctcgtttattttttcaaacccgatagtcaactacctaagcttacttcatgcaaatcatgaagcctctatactatgtagaacttgacaagaagatttttttcgtgattttcaccgaaaatggcgaatttccattatgagtcaatgatcaaccggaagttgacattttagagaaaaatgtacaattacaaagtttctcagtatgctattctacataacatacaaaaacatgaaaggaattggctcagtggttaacgagttatggatgtctaggttaaaccggaagtgacgtcattgcggccatatttgaatttgaatccacaccatattaacaagaattggtcacggtgacAAGTGGAAGA
This genomic window from Argopecten irradians isolate NY chromosome 11, Ai_NY, whole genome shotgun sequence contains:
- the LOC138334243 gene encoding uncharacterized protein, with translation MGIHDFWRKIGKSTTRDRKLGTLQHHRHCASCEKYRTWTSKSEALNLPLSDLRKLKQHSSEFEDKCRCDTVDAWVTTVNRSRERADIVDRVLLDDRLLTFSSTDHVEETDTEDVGDAGSDTGSLQEWSHWRKETNDQLVSMILNSKAKDSRSWDYTRRTMDNNVLNDVIQHVIDNGVASPELEGKPFIMYGIPRVRLDKR